A part of Caloenas nicobarica isolate bCalNic1 chromosome 10, bCalNic1.hap1, whole genome shotgun sequence genomic DNA contains:
- the BCL2A1 gene encoding bcl-2-related protein A1, translated as METAEFYYVYYLAQDYLQYVLQESHRGPAQTRVAHVLRNIASSLQDQTEEALRPFLDRIDITSVAVAKRIFNGVMEEKFADGNTNWGRIMTIFTFGGLLTKKLQEHGVQLTGEEKEQISYFITEYIINNKAEWIDANGGWENGFLTKFERRSLLSFSKITAMFIAIFSLLREYY; from the exons ATGGAAACCGCCGAGTTCTATTACGTTTATTACTTAGCTCAAGATTATCTGCAATATGTGCTTCAGGAGTCACATCGTGGACCAGCCCAAACCAGGGTTGCTCATGTCTTGCGAAATATTGCATCTTCGCTGCAAGATCAAACCGAGGAGGCTCTCAGACCGTTCTTGGACAGGATCGATATCACCTCTGTAGCTGTTGCCAAGAGAATTTTCAATGGtgtcatggaagaaaaatttgCTGATGGAAATACTAACTGGGGACGAATTATGACCATATTTACGTTTGGAGGTCTTCTCACCAAGAAGCTTCAAGAGCATGGAGTTCAGCTgactggagaggagaaggagcagatTTCTTATTTCATCACAGAGTACATAATAAATAACAAAGCTGAATGGATAGATGCAAACGGTGGCTGG GAAAATGGCTTCCTAACAAAGTTCGAAAGAAGATCACTACTGTCTTTCTCCAAAATTACAGCCATGTTCATagctattttttccttattgagAGAGTACTACTGA